One part of the Bacteroidia bacterium genome encodes these proteins:
- a CDS encoding beta-ketoacyl-ACP synthase III, whose amino-acid sequence MLQTKVAALGYYVPENVITNDELSTRMTTSDEWIQERSGIKERRYFTPGKDTVSNMGANAARMACERAGITPEDIDFIIFATLNPDYMFPGSGVLLQRDLGLSDKGIPALDIRNQCSGFIYGLSIADQFVKTGMYKNVLLVGSEIHSSGLDFSDEGRDVTVLFGDGAGAAILQPTSEEGKGILTTHLHADGTHAERLAVLAPSGHKERHVTKEMIDDRSIYPTMNGRYVFKFAIEKFPEVIQEALSATGYETGDIDMFIPHQANLRIAEAVRMKLGLEPEKVHNNIMKYGNTTAASIPIALNEAWELGKVKEGDLVCLAAFGSGFTWASALIRW is encoded by the coding sequence ATGCTACAAACCAAAGTCGCTGCTCTGGGCTACTACGTACCTGAGAATGTGATCACTAACGATGAGCTATCCACCCGAATGACTACTTCCGACGAATGGATACAAGAACGTTCGGGAATCAAAGAAAGAAGATATTTTACCCCTGGTAAGGATACCGTTTCTAATATGGGCGCCAATGCTGCTCGTATGGCTTGTGAAAGAGCCGGAATTACTCCAGAAGATATAGACTTTATCATTTTTGCCACCCTGAACCCGGATTATATGTTCCCTGGCTCAGGTGTACTACTGCAAAGAGACCTGGGATTGAGCGATAAAGGTATTCCTGCCCTGGATATCCGAAACCAGTGTTCCGGATTTATTTATGGATTGTCCATAGCGGATCAGTTTGTGAAAACCGGTATGTACAAAAATGTATTGCTGGTGGGATCCGAAATTCACTCCTCTGGACTGGACTTTTCAGATGAAGGCCGGGATGTTACCGTTTTGTTTGGCGATGGAGCAGGAGCAGCTATTCTACAACCAACTTCTGAAGAAGGTAAAGGAATTCTGACCACTCATCTTCATGCAGATGGGACACATGCTGAAAGGCTGGCAGTTTTGGCACCCAGTGGCCATAAAGAAAGACATGTGACCAAGGAGATGATAGACGATCGGTCTATTTATCCTACCATGAACGGGCGCTATGTATTCAAATTCGCTATTGAGAAATTTCCTGAGGTCATTCAGGAAGCCCTTAGTGCTACGGGATATGAAACAGGAGACATTGATATGTTCATTCCTCATCAGGCCAACCTTCGTATCGCTGAGGCCGTTCGGATGAAACTTGGGCTCGAACCCGAAAAGGTTCACAACAACATCATGAAGTACGGAAATACCACAGCAGCTTCTATTCCTATTGCTCTCAATGAAGCCTGGGAATTGGGTAAGGTAAAGGAAGGAGATCTGGTTTGTCTGGCTGCCTTTGGTAGTGGATTTACCTGGGCATCTGCCTTGATTCGCTGGTAA